A section of the Methanosarcina mazei S-6 genome encodes:
- a CDS encoding PepSY domain-containing protein, protein MRKLLFTIIIISILAISVTGCTDTEDASSIPADEAEPSEEVSSADSAISPENETAASEDVITLDRAKEIALAHAGLEETDVTFVKSWLETDDGRQEYEIEFYRGNTEYDYDIDALTGDIVSYDSDAENYSRSDSAQSAGNNTYIGEEKAKSIALAKVSGATESDIRLYLDSEDGKPVYEGSILFNNTEYEFEIDAVTGTVLQWNYEPADDDDR, encoded by the coding sequence GTGAGAAAATTACTATTTACAATAATAATTATCAGTATATTAGCAATCAGTGTTACTGGCTGTACGGACACGGAAGATGCATCATCCATTCCTGCTGATGAAGCAGAGCCCTCCGAGGAGGTATCTTCTGCAGATTCTGCAATCTCCCCTGAAAATGAAACTGCTGCCAGCGAGGATGTTATTACTCTGGATAGGGCAAAGGAAATCGCACTTGCTCATGCCGGACTTGAAGAAACTGATGTTACCTTTGTTAAATCATGGCTTGAAACCGATGACGGTAGACAGGAATATGAAATCGAGTTTTACCGTGGTAACACAGAATATGATTATGATATCGACGCGCTTACTGGAGACATTGTAAGCTATGACTCTGATGCGGAAAACTATTCGAGATCCGATAGCGCACAGTCAGCCGGCAATAATACTTATATCGGGGAAGAAAAAGCAAAGTCCATAGCACTTGCAAAAGTTTCAGGAGCAACGGAGTCTGATATCCGGCTTTATCTGGATTCTGAAGATGGAAAGCCAGTATATGAAGGTTCTATCCTTTTTAACAACACAGAATACGAATTTGAAATTGACGCCGTCACCGGAACAGTTCTTCAGTGGAACTATGAACCTGCAGATGACGATGATCGCTGA
- a CDS encoding DMT family transporter → MEGFSVDLKALKKQESKRKISKGYMWALFCAVFWGIWYLPGTVVWVLNPFDEMYGAIAATNGDGVSLVVTAVLITAFNALTVMLALMLWNGVLGKYGELGRTLKEFQPCSKWFFLASIFGGPMAILGSFIAMGFIGGAFAAVAGLLYPVVGSILAYYWYGEKISKRAAIGIAVIVLGGISIYGGGLLTELSSGNIQWIGYLGGLMAAAGWGIEGAIAGKGLDIAEPDAGLTLRFLGENIIWWIIIVPILAIVGFPMYSFAFQAFEPLTLLVLVFAGITFGFCYVTWYKSFPLIGVGRGQGIGNLYGFCAIIFIFLFFGEVPQWTILVGGALCIAGSFIMFTEDASALETLRGE, encoded by the coding sequence ATGGAGGGATTTTCCGTGGATTTAAAAGCCTTAAAAAAACAGGAAAGTAAACGAAAAATCAGTAAAGGGTATATGTGGGCCCTTTTCTGTGCTGTATTCTGGGGAATCTGGTATCTCCCGGGAACTGTTGTCTGGGTGCTTAATCCGTTTGATGAAATGTACGGCGCTATTGCCGCAACAAACGGAGATGGCGTATCCCTGGTTGTAACTGCTGTGTTGATTACTGCTTTCAACGCGCTCACTGTCATGCTCGCACTTATGCTCTGGAACGGAGTGCTTGGCAAATATGGAGAACTCGGCAGAACTCTTAAAGAATTCCAACCCTGCTCCAAATGGTTCTTCCTTGCCTCAATATTCGGAGGTCCAATGGCAATTCTAGGTTCTTTCATTGCTATGGGCTTTATAGGTGGAGCATTTGCAGCTGTTGCCGGTCTTCTTTATCCTGTAGTGGGCTCTATTCTTGCTTATTACTGGTATGGAGAAAAGATTTCAAAGAGAGCAGCAATCGGTATCGCTGTCATTGTTCTCGGAGGAATCTCTATTTATGGTGGTGGACTCCTGACAGAGCTTTCTTCAGGTAACATCCAGTGGATAGGATACCTTGGAGGTTTAATGGCTGCAGCCGGCTGGGGAATTGAAGGCGCTATCGCAGGCAAAGGTCTGGATATAGCAGAACCGGACGCCGGCCTGACACTGCGTTTCCTTGGAGAGAACATCATCTGGTGGATCATTATTGTGCCGATTCTGGCAATCGTTGGCTTCCCAATGTACTCCTTTGCATTCCAGGCTTTTGAGCCTCTGACTCTGCTGGTCCTGGTCTTTGCGGGAATCACATTTGGTTTCTGTTACGTTACCTGGTACAAATCTTTCCCTCTAATAGGGGTTGGAAGAGGACAGGGTATAGGAAACTTATACGGGTTCTGTGCGATCATATTCATTTTCCTCTTCTTCGGGGAAGTTCCTCAGTGGACGATTCTTGTCGGAGGTGCCCTCTGTATTGCTGGCAGTTTCATTATGTTCACTGAAGATGCAAGCGCACTTGAAACTCTGAGAGGTGAATGA
- a CDS encoding cobalamin B12-binding domain-containing protein: protein MANKEEIIAKAKDAITDFDDELAAEVAAEALAAGIDPVELIEKGFTAGMQEVGEQFEQGTLFLPHVLAAAEAMNAGIEVIKPEMEKRKSQTKSLGTIVIGTIEGDIHSIGKDIVASMLNIAGFKVVDLGRDVPIKTFVEKAKEIKPQIIASSALMTTTMVNQIQIEEQLKEAGIRGQVKTMVGGAPVTQDWADKIGADIYGESATDVVSKVKAALL from the coding sequence ATGGCAAACAAAGAAGAAATAATTGCAAAAGCAAAAGACGCAATCACTGATTTTGATGATGAACTTGCAGCAGAAGTCGCAGCAGAAGCTCTCGCTGCAGGGATCGACCCGGTAGAACTCATTGAGAAAGGCTTTACTGCTGGTATGCAGGAAGTCGGCGAACAGTTCGAACAGGGTACCCTTTTCCTCCCTCACGTGCTTGCAGCCGCAGAAGCAATGAATGCAGGCATAGAGGTAATTAAGCCGGAAATGGAAAAGCGCAAGTCTCAGACCAAGAGCCTCGGAACCATTGTCATCGGGACCATCGAAGGCGATATCCACTCCATTGGAAAAGACATTGTTGCCTCCATGCTGAATATTGCAGGCTTTAAAGTTGTGGACCTCGGAAGAGATGTCCCGATAAAAACCTTCGTTGAAAAGGCAAAGGAAATCAAACCACAGATAATCGCATCCTCCGCCCTTATGACCACAACCATGGTCAACCAGATCCAGATCGAGGAACAGCTTAAAGAAGCAGGTATCCGCGGCCAGGTCAAGACCATGGTCGGTGGCGCCCCCGTTACTCAGGACTGGGCTGACAAGATCGGCGCAGACATCTATGGGGAAAGTGCCACAGATGTCGTCAGCAAGGTAAAAGCAGCCTTACTCTAA
- a CDS encoding class I SAM-dependent methyltransferase: MKTGQANMETVDMGVENSGIQDIKITDKSTGELAGSSKEHFLAWDKEYLHLKWGGPASIRNLHAFLFPGARVLDAGSGNGRYLGELSRNFIAVGVDVSLTALYSSRLQLERNERFAEHIGASVHDLPFNSGSFEGIICYGVLQHLFNEERRAAVREFFRILCPGGFVFFEGFGCEDMRCGGEPSIPFEEKTFSRQNGIIYHYFTEKEVRELFYGFETIELENLIKDKTFRGKSYQRHMIRGVFRKH; this comes from the coding sequence ATGAAAACAGGGCAGGCGAATATGGAAACCGTGGATATGGGAGTAGAAAACTCAGGCATACAGGACATAAAGATTACAGATAAATCAACAGGGGAACTTGCAGGCTCTTCTAAAGAACACTTCCTTGCCTGGGATAAAGAGTACCTTCACCTTAAATGGGGAGGTCCTGCATCTATCCGAAATTTACATGCCTTCCTTTTTCCGGGGGCAAGAGTGCTTGATGCGGGTTCAGGGAACGGAAGGTACCTTGGAGAGCTTTCGAGGAATTTTATTGCGGTAGGGGTTGATGTATCTTTAACCGCTCTCTACAGCTCCCGCTTACAGCTCGAAAGAAACGAAAGATTTGCAGAGCACATTGGAGCAAGTGTGCATGACCTCCCTTTCAATTCCGGGTCATTTGAGGGGATAATCTGTTATGGGGTACTCCAGCACCTGTTTAATGAAGAAAGGAGGGCTGCTGTCAGGGAATTCTTCCGCATCCTCTGCCCCGGAGGCTTCGTTTTTTTTGAAGGTTTTGGCTGTGAGGATATGCGATGTGGAGGGGAGCCCTCAATCCCTTTTGAAGAAAAAACTTTTTCTCGGCAAAACGGTATAATTTATCATTATTTTACTGAAAAAGAGGTAAGGGAACTTTTCTACGGGTTTGAAACTATTGAGCTGGAAAATTTAATAAAAGATAAAACTTTCAGGGGGAAATCATATCAGCGTCATATGATCAGAGGAGTTTTTCGGAAACATTGA
- the lysS gene encoding lysine--tRNA ligase codes for MADTIHWADVIAEDVLNKSGKHLVATGITPSGHIHIGNMREVVTADAAYRALLDRGADARFIYIADNFDPLRKVYPFLPESYAEHVGKPISEVPCPCGECANYSEHFLKPFLEALRRLGINPEVYRADEMYRAGMYTEAIKTALVKRNEIAKILEEVSGKTVAEEWSPFNPRCNECGKITTTKVTGFDPDAETVDYVCACGHSGTVPMAGGGKLTWRVDWPARWAVLGVTVEPFGKDHASRGGSYDTGKRIVREIYGHEPPFPIVYEWIMLGKQGAMSSSTGVVVSISDMLEVVPPEVLRYLIIRTKPEKHIQFDPAQPLLTIVDEYERLREKFRDNDPSMGEFEKRIYELSRATGICHPEIPFKQMVTIFQVARGNFEQILQIVKRSGFSTEDEKCIRELVDNVSKWLELYAPPFAKFSVKENVPVQVATLSELQKAFLGAFADLIESKGKISGEEYHMLVYSAKEKGSELNRLIAEKLNVPAPQVDPKDLFKAIYTSILGQSSGPKAGWFLSSFEEDFLINRFREASTYSPEKRE; via the coding sequence ATGGCTGACACAATTCACTGGGCAGACGTCATAGCCGAAGACGTGCTAAATAAGAGTGGCAAACACCTTGTAGCCACTGGAATTACTCCCTCAGGGCATATCCATATAGGCAATATGAGAGAGGTAGTGACTGCCGATGCTGCTTATCGGGCTCTTCTTGACAGAGGCGCAGATGCCCGCTTTATCTATATTGCTGACAATTTCGATCCCCTGCGTAAGGTTTATCCTTTCCTTCCGGAGAGTTATGCCGAACATGTTGGAAAACCCATTTCTGAGGTTCCATGCCCCTGCGGGGAGTGTGCAAACTATTCCGAGCACTTCCTGAAACCCTTCCTTGAAGCTCTAAGGCGCCTGGGCATCAACCCTGAGGTTTACAGGGCGGACGAAATGTACAGGGCAGGAATGTATACAGAAGCGATAAAGACAGCCCTTGTAAAAAGAAATGAAATTGCAAAGATCCTTGAAGAGGTCTCAGGCAAAACCGTAGCAGAAGAATGGAGCCCCTTCAACCCGCGCTGTAACGAATGCGGAAAAATAACCACCACGAAGGTTACAGGCTTTGACCCGGATGCCGAAACCGTGGACTATGTCTGTGCCTGCGGGCACTCGGGTACAGTCCCTATGGCAGGAGGGGGAAAGCTCACCTGGAGAGTGGACTGGCCTGCCCGCTGGGCTGTACTTGGAGTAACTGTCGAGCCTTTTGGAAAAGACCATGCTTCAAGAGGTGGCTCTTATGACACAGGAAAGAGGATCGTCCGGGAAATCTACGGGCACGAACCTCCTTTCCCCATAGTCTACGAATGGATTATGCTGGGGAAGCAGGGGGCAATGTCTTCTTCTACAGGTGTGGTTGTCTCGATTTCTGATATGCTCGAAGTAGTGCCTCCTGAAGTCCTGCGCTACCTTATCATCCGTACCAAGCCTGAAAAGCATATCCAGTTCGACCCCGCACAGCCTCTTCTTACCATAGTTGATGAATATGAACGCTTAAGGGAAAAGTTCAGGGATAATGATCCTTCCATGGGGGAGTTTGAAAAGAGGATTTACGAGCTTTCCAGGGCTACCGGCATCTGCCACCCGGAAATTCCTTTCAAGCAGATGGTGACTATTTTCCAGGTTGCCAGAGGAAATTTCGAGCAGATTCTCCAGATTGTGAAGCGTTCAGGCTTTTCAACTGAAGATGAAAAATGTATCCGGGAACTTGTGGACAACGTCTCAAAATGGCTCGAGCTTTATGCCCCTCCGTTCGCGAAATTTAGCGTAAAGGAAAATGTGCCCGTGCAGGTAGCAACCCTTTCCGAACTCCAGAAAGCCTTCCTCGGGGCATTTGCAGACCTTATTGAGTCAAAAGGCAAAATCAGTGGAGAAGAATATCATATGCTGGTTTATTCTGCAAAAGAAAAAGGTTCCGAGCTTAACAGGCTGATTGCAGAAAAATTGAATGTGCCTGCTCCTCAGGTAGATCCCAAAGATCTTTTCAAAGCGATTTACACCTCAATTCTCGGGCAGAGCTCGGGACCTAAAGCTGGCTGGTTCCTTTCTTCCTTTGAAGAGGACTTCCTGATAAACAGATTCAGGGAAGCTTCTACTTACAGCCCTGAGAAGCGCGAATGA
- the mtbC gene encoding dimethylamine corrinoid protein MtbC: protein MSKEELLQELADAVITCKKDAVLAAVEKAKGELDPSEIIENGLAAGMNEVGVRFERGKLFLPHVMMAADAMTAGVNALKDLMPEGSASSKMGVIVNGTVEGDVHDIGKSIVSTMLQSAGFEVHDIGRDVPIRNFIEKAKEVNADMIGLSALMTTTLPGQRDVIELLKEEGLRDKVKVMIGGAPATQAWADKIGADCYAENASEAVTKAKELLA, encoded by the coding sequence ATTAGCAAAGAAGAACTGCTTCAGGAACTTGCAGATGCAGTAATCACCTGTAAGAAGGATGCGGTACTCGCTGCCGTTGAAAAGGCAAAAGGAGAATTAGACCCTTCCGAAATAATTGAAAACGGACTTGCAGCAGGCATGAATGAAGTTGGGGTCCGCTTTGAAAGAGGCAAACTTTTCTTACCCCACGTAATGATGGCTGCCGACGCGATGACTGCAGGAGTAAACGCCCTTAAAGATCTTATGCCTGAAGGCTCTGCGAGCTCAAAAATGGGTGTTATTGTCAACGGAACCGTAGAAGGCGATGTCCATGACATCGGTAAATCTATTGTGTCCACAATGCTCCAGTCAGCCGGTTTTGAAGTGCATGACATCGGTCGTGATGTCCCGATCAGGAACTTTATCGAGAAAGCAAAAGAAGTCAATGCTGACATGATTGGACTTTCTGCTCTTATGACCACAACCCTCCCCGGACAGAGAGATGTTATAGAACTTCTCAAAGAAGAAGGGCTGAGAGACAAAGTAAAGGTCATGATCGGCGGTGCACCCGCAACCCAGGCATGGGCTGACAAGATCGGGGCAGACTGTTATGCAGAAAACGCAAGTGAAGCCGTCACAAAGGCAAAAGAGCTTCTGGCTTAA